Sequence from the Flexibacter flexilis DSM 6793 genome:
AAACTACAAAAAGTATTGGCCAAACGGTAAATTAACGTAAGGTGGATTTGTTATTACCAAATAAAACATCTGATTATCAGCGTTTTATTTTTATCCAAATACACCAAAAAGACCAAAACCAAAAATAAGCGTGCTAATAACACAGCCAAAAAACGCCCAACGAATATCAGAATCGTCTTGCGTGATGAAATAAACGGCGGCCAAACCCGCCACACTCAAGCACAATCCCCACACAAACGGCGGCACCAAAGGCATCGAATTTCGTTTGCTGGTAGCCACAAAATACGTGTCCAAATTTTGGGTTACGGCGGCTTGCGCCAACGCTGTATTTTGTTCTTGCGCGAGTTGCTGATAGCTTATTTGTCCGCGCTGCGCAATGTTTTGTTCCAGTTGCGTAAGAGGCTGCAACTGCGCCTCACAGGCTTTGGTTTCTATTTCAAAAATAGCGTCTGAGGTTTCGGCTTTGCTCTGGCAAACCGCCAAAAACATTGCTAAAACAAGCATTACTTTTTTCATAGGCATCAAGTTTGTTTACTTAGAAACGTTGGCAGGTTGGTTTTTCTTGTGGCTTTCGCGAATTTTTAGGTACGATTTTACGACCGTAAACGTAGTGATAGACAAGAAAAAGACAATAATCCAATGCACGTAATTAATGATTTGGGGATACTGAACGCCCAAGTAATAGCCGCCCAAGACCAAACCGCCAACCCAGAAAGTTGCGCCAATGAAGTTATAAAGCGAAAACGCCATAAAAGTCATGTGAGAAGTGCCCGCCAAAATCGGGGCGAACGTGCGTACAATCGGTAAGAAACGCGCTATAACGATGGTTTTCCCACCATATTTGTCAAAAAACTCGCGCGTACTGGCCAAATATTTTCGTTTGAAAAACAATGAATCTGGCCTTTGGTAAAGTTTTCCGCCCACTTTTAGCCCAAACCAATAGCCCATATAATTTCCCAGAATAGCTGCCGCAAAAATGTAGCCCACCAGTGCCGCAATATTTACATCAAAAGTCCCCGTCCCGCATAACATTCCTGCCAAAAACAAAAGATAGTCGCCTGGCAACCAAAAACAGAAGAAAAGCCCAGTTTCGGCAAAAACAATCATGGCCACAAGCATCAGTCCGCCTTTGGCTATAATTGCTTCCGAATTAAACAACATATCAACAATTTCTAAAATCTCTTTCATAGCTTTTGTATTGTAATTAACAGACTTATAAGGTTTTAAGATAAAGGAAAATCTTTTATTTTTAATCAAAAGGGATTATAGCAGCTCAAATATAAAACAAACTACGTGATTTTGAGATACGTGTGTTATGTTTCGGAAAGAATTAACGTGAAAATCCCACAAAGAGCAAACCACAAAATCTTGAAAAAAATTTGAGGTTTGCGCTATTTTTTGTCCAAAGCAAAGAAGAGTATGCGTAATTTAAGTGTTTATTTTGCAGCAAAAATTATATTTGCCGCAGGCTTTTAGCCCAAACCCTCATTTAAGAACATCATTTTATAGATTATGGCCAGAATACTCACAGGCATTCAGAGTTCAGGAAAGCCGCACTTGGGCAATTTGCTCGGCGCGATTAAACCTGCTATCGCTCTTTCGCGCGAGGAGAAAAACGAATCGCTTTTCTTCATCGCCGACCTTCATTCGCTCACTACCATCAAAGATGCCCAAGCGCGCATCGAAAATGTAAATGCAGTGGCCGCCGCTTGGCTGGCTATGGGTTTTGATACAGAAAAAAATATGCTGTACAAACAATCGCATTTGCCAGAAGTGTGCGAACTGACTTGGTACTTGAGCTGCTTCTCGCCATATCCGATGCTTGCCAATGCCCACTCTTTCAAAGATAAGTCCGATCGTTTAGCCGATGTAAACGCAGGTTTGTTCACGTATCCTGTGCTAATGGCTGCCGATATTTTATTGTATCAGGCTGATATTGTGCCCGTTGGAAAAGACCAAGTGCAACATTTGGAAATTGCCCGCGACATCGCCGCTGCCTTCAATCGCACGTACAACGAAGATGTTTTTGTGTTGCCGCAGGCGCGTACCGATAGCCAAATTATGACTATTCCTGGCACGGACGGCCAGAAAATGAGTAAGTCGTATGGCAATTACATCGACATTTTCCAACCCGATAAAGCCTTGCTCAAAGTCATCAAAACGATTCAGACGGACAGCACGCCATTGGAAGAACCAAAAAATCCTGACACTTGCAACGTGTTCAAGCTGTATCAACTTTTGGCTACTGCCGAACAAACTGCCGACCTTCGCGCACGTTATTTGGGCGGAAATTATGGCTACGGACATGCCAAACAAGCTCTTTTTGAACTAATCGTAGCAACTTTTGAGAAAGAACGTGCGTTATTTAATGACTATATGGCCAATCCAGACGAGATAGACCGTATCTTGCGCAAAGGTGCTGACAAAGCCCGCGCCATTGGTTCGCAAACGCTCGCAACGGTGCGCCAAAAATTAGGCTTTTAATCCAGCATTTATCACTAAATCAAAAAGTTATGGACAAACGCGCTTTCATCAAAAATGCAGCAATGCTCGCCATGGCGGCCATGGTTGCGCCTTCGGTTTTGGCCGAACAAAAAGCAAACACAGCCAACATTGTTCCGTTGGAAGGGGTTTCTACAGACGATAACACTCAATTTACGTTGCCGCCGTTGCCTTACGCCACCGATGCTTTAGAGCCAAACATTGACAAAATGACGATGGAAATTCATCATGGCAAACATCATCAGGCTTATGTAACAAAGCTCAACGAAGCCGTAAAAGGCACGAAGGCAGAAGGTTTGTCTTTAGAAAAGTTATTAACAGATGTGGATAAGTATCCTGTCGCGGTTCGTAACAATGGTGGCGGCCACTACAACCACAGTTTGTTTTGGCAATTGCTTACGCCAACAGGCGAAAAACAACCTTTGGCCGAGACAGCGAAAGCCATTACAGCCGCATTTGGTTCTTTTGATGATTTCAAAAAACAATTTGCCAAAGCTGGTGCAGACCGTTTCGGGTCGGGTTGGGCGTGGCTTATCGTCAATACCAAAGGCAAATTGGAAGTAATTTCTACGCCAAACCAAGACAATCCGCTGATGAAACTCAAAGGTATCACCAACGGCACGCCGATTTTGGCTCTCGACGTTTGGGAACACGCCTATTATTTGAAATACCAAAACAAACGCGCTGATTATATTGCGGCTTTTTGGAATGTGGTAAACTGGGCAGAAGTAGAAAAACGCTATTTGGCTGCCACTAAAAAATAATTCTTTTTTTTGCAAAATAGACTGGCCACTAACATTGCTTTATCTGTAAGATAATCAGTAATTTAGTGGCCAGTCTTTCAATTTTTTTGTACCATAACAAAACACATGAACACTGCGCTGTGGGTGGCTCGTCGCTACTTTTTTTCGGGAAAAGAGAAGAAATTTATCAACATCTTGTCCATTATTGCCATGTTGGGCGTGGCCGTCGGGACGGCTGCGTTGGTCATCGTGCTTTCGGCGTTCAATGGCTTGGAAGCGTTGGTGCGCAAGCTCGACCAGCGTTTTGACCCCGAAATAAAAGTA
This genomic interval carries:
- a CDS encoding superoxide dismutase, giving the protein MDKRAFIKNAAMLAMAAMVAPSVLAEQKANTANIVPLEGVSTDDNTQFTLPPLPYATDALEPNIDKMTMEIHHGKHHQAYVTKLNEAVKGTKAEGLSLEKLLTDVDKYPVAVRNNGGGHYNHSLFWQLLTPTGEKQPLAETAKAITAAFGSFDDFKKQFAKAGADRFGSGWAWLIVNTKGKLEVISTPNQDNPLMKLKGITNGTPILALDVWEHAYYLKYQNKRADYIAAFWNVVNWAEVEKRYLAATKK
- the trpS gene encoding tryptophan--tRNA ligase; the encoded protein is MARILTGIQSSGKPHLGNLLGAIKPAIALSREEKNESLFFIADLHSLTTIKDAQARIENVNAVAAAWLAMGFDTEKNMLYKQSHLPEVCELTWYLSCFSPYPMLANAHSFKDKSDRLADVNAGLFTYPVLMAADILLYQADIVPVGKDQVQHLEIARDIAAAFNRTYNEDVFVLPQARTDSQIMTIPGTDGQKMSKSYGNYIDIFQPDKALLKVIKTIQTDSTPLEEPKNPDTCNVFKLYQLLATAEQTADLRARYLGGNYGYGHAKQALFELIVATFEKERALFNDYMANPDEIDRILRKGADKARAIGSQTLATVRQKLGF
- a CDS encoding DedA family protein; the encoded protein is MKEILEIVDMLFNSEAIIAKGGLMLVAMIVFAETGLFFCFWLPGDYLLFLAGMLCGTGTFDVNIAALVGYIFAAAILGNYMGYWFGLKVGGKLYQRPDSLFFKRKYLASTREFFDKYGGKTIVIARFLPIVRTFAPILAGTSHMTFMAFSLYNFIGATFWVGGLVLGGYYLGVQYPQIINYVHWIIVFFLSITTFTVVKSYLKIRESHKKNQPANVSK